The following are from one region of the Rhizobacter sp. AJA081-3 genome:
- a CDS encoding amidohydrolase, protein MRIDAHQQFWHIANRQGRWPPPALAPMHRDFVPDDLLPALQRCHIAGTVLVQSLATMSDTEFMLELAKHHDFILGVVGWIDLKSAGAPVYIAHLAQHPQFKGLRAMLQDLADDRWIDDPALDTAVLCMIDHGLSFDALVLQRQLPALRDFAQRHPELPIVIDHAARPPIARGARRGWQREIAALARLPNVHCKLSGLLTEAGPACCERRLQPYVEHVFACFGARRLMWGSDWPVLRLAADYDEWFTMARSLCADLPGMHDDDLDAVFGGNAHRFYRLQPPLHRQGMPC, encoded by the coding sequence ATGCGCATCGACGCCCACCAGCAGTTCTGGCACATCGCCAACCGACAGGGGCGCTGGCCGCCGCCGGCGCTGGCCCCCATGCACCGCGACTTCGTCCCGGACGACCTGCTGCCGGCACTGCAGCGTTGTCACATCGCCGGTACGGTGCTCGTGCAGTCCCTGGCCACGATGTCGGACACCGAATTCATGCTCGAACTCGCCAAGCACCACGACTTCATCCTGGGCGTGGTCGGCTGGATCGACCTGAAGAGCGCCGGCGCCCCCGTCTACATCGCCCATCTGGCACAGCATCCGCAGTTCAAGGGACTGCGGGCCATGCTGCAGGATCTGGCCGACGACCGCTGGATCGACGACCCGGCGCTCGACACCGCCGTGCTGTGCATGATCGATCACGGCCTGAGCTTCGATGCGCTGGTGCTGCAGCGCCAGTTGCCGGCGCTGCGCGACTTCGCGCAGCGGCACCCGGAACTGCCCATCGTGATCGACCACGCGGCCCGTCCGCCGATCGCGCGTGGCGCGCGGCGTGGCTGGCAACGCGAGATCGCCGCGCTGGCACGGCTGCCGAACGTGCACTGCAAGCTCTCCGGCCTGCTCACCGAGGCCGGCCCGGCCTGCTGCGAGCGGCGGCTGCAGCCCTATGTCGAGCATGTGTTCGCCTGTTTCGGCGCCCGGCGACTGATGTGGGGCAGCGACTGGCCGGTGCTGCGCCTGGCTGCCGACTACGACGAGTGGTTCACGATGGCGCGCAGCCTCTGCGCGGACCTGCCCGGCATGCACGACGACGATCTCGACGCGGTGTTCGGCGGCAACGCCCATCGTTTCTACCGGCTGCAGCCCCCTCTCCATCGACAAGGAATGCCATGCTGA
- a CDS encoding aldo/keto reductase has protein sequence MKITDRRPLPRTGLALPVFGLGCAQAGGLFQPMSDADAAALFNSAWALGVRLFDTAPYYGYTRSERRTGAALSSRPRADFLLSTKVGRLMRPDESVRPGDDGWADPLPFRPQFDYSHDGVMRSFEDSLRRLALARIDLLLVHDIGRRTHGEQHARHWDQLTHGGGFRALERLRHEGTVKAIGLGVNEWQVAHASLQAFDLDCVMLAGRYTLLEQGALAPFLDDCLRHGVAVLAAGPFNSGVLAGSPSFDYAPAADEVMQRVDAIEAVCAEFNVPLPAAALQFPLAHPAVVSCVAGAHSPDQLVQNVRWFETPIPAAFWQALQARSLIDARAPLPQH, from the coding sequence ATGAAGATCACCGACAGGCGGCCGCTGCCGCGCACCGGGCTCGCCCTGCCGGTGTTCGGCCTCGGCTGTGCGCAGGCGGGCGGGCTGTTCCAGCCGATGTCCGACGCGGACGCCGCGGCGCTCTTCAATTCGGCCTGGGCGCTCGGCGTGCGCCTGTTCGACACCGCGCCGTACTACGGCTACACACGTTCGGAGCGGCGCACCGGCGCGGCGCTGTCGTCGCGGCCGCGCGCGGACTTCCTGCTCAGCACCAAGGTCGGCCGGCTGATGCGGCCGGACGAGAGCGTGCGGCCCGGCGACGACGGCTGGGCCGATCCGCTGCCCTTCCGGCCGCAGTTCGACTACAGCCATGACGGCGTGATGCGTTCCTTCGAGGACAGCCTGCGGCGCCTCGCCCTGGCACGCATCGACCTGCTCCTCGTGCACGACATCGGCCGGCGCACGCATGGCGAGCAGCATGCGCGGCATTGGGATCAGCTCACGCACGGCGGCGGCTTTCGCGCCCTCGAGCGCTTGCGCCACGAGGGCACGGTGAAGGCGATTGGCCTGGGCGTCAACGAATGGCAGGTCGCGCACGCGAGCCTGCAGGCCTTCGACCTGGACTGCGTGATGCTGGCCGGCCGCTACACGCTGCTCGAGCAGGGGGCGCTGGCGCCCTTTCTCGACGACTGCCTGCGCCACGGTGTCGCGGTGCTTGCAGCCGGGCCGTTCAACTCGGGCGTGCTGGCCGGAAGCCCGAGCTTCGACTACGCGCCGGCCGCGGACGAGGTGATGCAGCGCGTCGATGCGATCGAAGCCGTCTGTGCCGAGTTCAATGTGCCCTTGCCCGCGGCGGCGCTCCAGTTCCCGCTCGCGCACCCGGCGGTGGTGTCGTGTGTGGCCGGGGCGCACAGCCCGGACCAGTTGGTGCAGAACGTCCGCTGGTTCGAGACACCCATCCCGGCGGCCTTCTGGCAGGCACTGCAGGCGCGCAGCCTGATCGACGCGCGCGCGCCCTTGCCGCAGCACTGA
- a CDS encoding zinc-binding alcohol dehydrogenase family protein, producing MLTVVCRSPGLLHAEDRPEPVRGDADVLVRVKRVGVCGTDLHIFTGDQPYLEYPRVMGHELSGVVAEAPAGSRLRAGDPVFVMPYLSCGRCVACRCGKTNCCVNIQVLGVHRDGAFTELLAVPQAFVHKAEGVSLDQAAMVEFLAIGAHAVRRGELAAGQRVLVVGTGPIGMAALIFARLRGARVTALDTRPERIGFCVQSLGAEAGVVVGPDDEATLSESSGGEFFDVVFDATGNRHAMERGFRFVAHGGKYVLVSIVRDAISFSDPEFHKRETTLLGSRNATMEDFETVLAAMRAGQIPDGALNTHRLQLHNVPTDFPMLLDPAQQVIKAIVEC from the coding sequence ATGCTGACCGTGGTCTGCCGCTCTCCGGGATTGCTTCACGCCGAGGACCGTCCCGAACCGGTGCGCGGCGATGCCGACGTGCTGGTGCGCGTCAAGCGCGTCGGCGTGTGCGGCACGGACCTGCACATCTTCACGGGCGACCAACCCTACCTCGAGTACCCGCGCGTGATGGGCCACGAACTGTCGGGCGTGGTCGCCGAAGCGCCAGCGGGCAGCCGGCTGCGGGCTGGCGACCCGGTGTTCGTGATGCCCTATCTGTCATGCGGTCGCTGCGTCGCGTGCCGGTGCGGCAAGACCAACTGCTGCGTGAACATCCAGGTGCTCGGCGTGCATCGGGACGGCGCCTTCACCGAACTGCTGGCCGTGCCGCAGGCCTTCGTGCACAAGGCCGAAGGGGTGAGCCTGGACCAGGCGGCGATGGTCGAGTTCCTCGCCATCGGCGCCCACGCGGTGCGGCGCGGCGAGCTCGCCGCCGGCCAGCGCGTGCTGGTGGTCGGCACCGGCCCGATCGGCATGGCCGCGCTGATCTTCGCCCGCCTGCGCGGCGCGAGGGTCACCGCGCTCGACACGCGCCCGGAGCGCATCGGCTTCTGCGTGCAGTCGCTCGGTGCCGAGGCCGGCGTCGTGGTCGGGCCGGACGACGAGGCGACGCTGTCTGAGTCGAGCGGCGGCGAGTTCTTCGATGTCGTCTTCGACGCCACCGGCAACCGGCATGCGATGGAGCGGGGATTCCGCTTCGTCGCCCACGGCGGCAAGTACGTGCTGGTGTCGATCGTGCGCGACGCGATCAGCTTTTCCGACCCCGAGTTCCACAAGCGTGAGACTACGCTGCTGGGCAGCCGCAATGCGACGATGGAGGACTTCGAGACCGTTCTCGCGGCGATGCGCGCCGGCCAGATCCCCGATGGCGCGCTGAACACGCACCGACTGCAGCTTCACAACGTGCCCACCGACTTCCCCATGCTGCTGGACCCGGCGCAGCAGGTCATCAAGGCCATCGTCGAGTGCTAG